In Chitinibacter sp. FCG-7, the genomic stretch CACGCCCAATGACACGTGTCTGCTTCACCTGAATCTTGCGCTGGGCTCGCTATAAATTTCTCTATAAATAAATAAGTACAGCAGCGATTGAATGACGCTAATGGATGAAATAGCGACTAAGCAGTAGCAAGACAAACAGCGCTATCGACAGTCCTACGCGCCAGGCCAGCATCTGCCACATTGGCTCGGACGCACCGCGAATCAAACGCAGCAAGGCCTGCCCGAGGGCAAGCAAGATGGCAAGGAGGAGCACAATGACCACAATTCTCATACCGGATTCTCCACATCTGCCTGCCGGACAGCACCGAGACGACGGGCATTCCCGCCATTCACGCGGAGCTGCCATTTTGCTTTCCATGATTGTGCTGACCCTGTGTCTGGGCGTCTGGCAGCTATGGCGCGCTTACGACAAGCATAGGCTACTCAACGAGATTGCGCGGGTACAGGCTTTGCCCGAATTAAGCTGGGAGCAGGGCGTGCCGCCAGTCTGGCGGCATG encodes the following:
- a CDS encoding DUF2909 family protein, giving the protein MRIVVIVLLLAILLALGQALLRLIRGASEPMWQMLAWRVGLSIALFVLLLLSRYFIH